The Hypanus sabinus isolate sHypSab1 chromosome 5, sHypSab1.hap1, whole genome shotgun sequence genome has a segment encoding these proteins:
- the LOC132393834 gene encoding claudin-3-like, with amino-acid sequence MASVALEIVGLLLSVSGLVCSILSCALPLWTVPAFQGANMVTALQTWEGLWMDCIWQSTGQLACNSFNSLLSLGGKLQAARALSTTAAALAALGILVSVVGASWTELIRRPTCKVRLTSVAGFIFLLTGVLQLIPVSTTANSIISDFYDDSVPEHSKRELGPSLYLGIAAGVLFIVDACFLWASCYRRRGRDTQPGHNTPVQADTSLRQYV; translated from the coding sequence ATGGCCTCAGTTGCCCTTGAGATCGTGGGTCTCCTCCTGTCGGTGAGCGGGCTGGTCTGTTCCATCCTGAGCTGCGCCCTCCCCCTGTGGACGGTACCGGCTTTTCAAGGGGCGAACATGGTGACTGCTCTGCAGACCTGGGAGGGCCTGTGGATGGATTGCATTTGGCAGAGCACCGGTCAGCTGGCCTGCAACTCCTTCAACTCTTTGCTGAGCCTGGGCGGGAAACTGCAGGCAGCCAGGGCGCTGAGTACCACAGCGGCCGCGCTGGCGGCCCTCGGCATCCTAGTGTCCGTGGTGGGCGCCAGCTGGACCGAACTCATCCGCCGGCCGACCTGCAAGGTCCGCCTCACCTCGGTCGCCGGCTTCATCTTCCTGCTGACCGGTGTCCTGCAGCTCATCCCGGTCTCCACCACAGCCAACAGCATCATCAGCGACTTCTACGACGACTCCGTCCCCGAACACTCCAAGAGGGAACTGGGGCCCTCCTTGTACCTCGGCATAGCCGCCGGAGTCCTCTTCATCGTCGACGCTTGCTTCTTGTGGGCGTCCTGTTATAGGCGCAGAGGTCGAGACACTCAGCCGGGCCACAACACCCCTGTTCAGGCAGACACCAGCCTAAGACAGTATGTCTAA